TCTACAGACCGACGAGATCAACTAAGAAAAAAGCACCGCTTGAGGAAAGCATTGAAGGTACACCCTCTAAACCGCTCCTCATCTCTGATTGGTCTAATGCTCAAATCGCTTAGTTATTGTGATGCTTGtggcattttctttttcttgattgaCTAATGATTGCTTTAACCATCTACGGACCCGAACTAGCATGACTCTGCGAGAGGGAAGCGCGAGACTCCTCACGGAGGTCGCGTGCTCTAAAGTGTTATTATGAACATTATCACttggaatgttagaggtctAGGTAGGCCTTCTAAGCGTTTTTTGGTTAAGGACTTTCTCAATTTGCACTTCGCGGAGGTGTGCTGCCTGCAAGAATCGAAACTTGCAGAGGTCTCCAATGCTACCTGGCGGGAAATAGGGGGTAGCAAACTGgatcaatttgtttttgttcCCGTGAATGGGATTCTCGAGTGGAATTATTGTTGGGTGGAATGGGGCCCTTTTGGTGGGAAGCTACAGCATTacagttaaatttttttccatcaaGGGTAACTTTATCTGGCGTTGCACTTCGGTTTATGGACCAAATGCAAGGTCTCAGAAGCAATCGTTCTGGGAGGAGCTTAATAGCTGTGGTGGTGATCCACTGATCCCTCGGGTGATTTGTGGGGATTTTACGCGATCTTCTCGAGTCGAGGGACAAACCTTCGTGAGTGCTAAAACCCAGGGGAGGATTCTGCGGAGGGCAAATTGCTCGATGCACAACTTGGGATTGTTTGAACCTCCCTCGATGGGGAGAAGATTTTCCTGGACTAACGGACAGGAGGAGCCGATTTGGGTTAAGTTGGATCGTTTCTTGGTGAGCAGGCGTGGGCGATCGCTTTCCTAGAATCGACTCAAAAATAGCCTCCCTAGGCTTGGCTCGGACCATGTCTCAATCGGATCGAAGGAGGTCTTCATTGTTCTACCCTAGACCTTTTAGATTTGAGTTGAGTGCGGTTTTCGGTGAGGGATTCCATGGGGTTCGCCGATGGTGGTTAGCTCGAGCCCTTAACGGTTGTGAGTGCTTTTTATCATGTCAAAAAGACTTTCTATGCTAAAGGGAGTGCTTGGTAAATGGGCCAAGTTTGAGTTCGGTTCCATCAAGCTCAAAAAGTTGGCTTTGCTCCACGATTTTGATGTTAGGAAAGAATCAAGGTGCCTTGCTCATGACGAACTTCGGCTTGAGCATGATCTGCTCTCTTCGTTGGCTGTCATTCATAAGCAGGAAGAAATCTATTGGAAACAAAGAGCTAGACTGCAATGGCTTAAAGAGGGGGACGGGAACACGAAGTTTTTCCATGCAGTGGCAAATGGGAAGAGAATAGGAATTTCATTCCACTGGATTGTTCATGATGGATGACAGTGAGGACCCTCACGCTATTGGCATGGCCTTCATTTCACGCTTCAAACAACAGTTTGGTCATAAGCGTGTAACAAGATTGAGGGTGGATTTTAGGAAGCTGTTGGCGCACAAATCGGATGTTGACTTATCTGTCCTGGAAAGGCCTTTTGCTCTGGATGAGGTTAGGAGCGCTGTATTTGAGCTCGGGGAAGACAAGGCCCCAGGACCAGATGGATTTCCGTTGAGGTTCTTCAAACAATTTTGGGATACTATCAAGTCTGACCTCTTTCGACTCGTCGAGGACTTCACTCGGGACGCGCTAACTGGAAAGGATTAAGCGGGCTAATATTGTGCTTTTTACCAAAAGTGGATTCCCCTGAATCGACAGGAGATTACCGGCCGATTAGCTTGATCAACTCCACCTTGAAAATCATTTCCAAGTTGCTGGCGAACAGACTTAAAGGTGTCATGGAAGCACTAGTGGATTCAACCCAGTCCGCATTTTTGAAGGGCAGATGCATTCTTGATAACATTGCCGTGGCGGAGGAGTTGATTTTTAGTATTCATGTTTAGGCTCGTGGTATATTCTCGAAAGTCGACTTTTGCCAAGGCCTTGATTTGGTCGACTGGGATTTTTATGTTCAATCCACGTAAAGCTAGGGGTTTTGGAGATAGATGGTCGGGTTGGATCCCGAGACATTTTTGGTCACCTCTAAGGCGAACATTCTGGTTAATGGTGCTCCAAATGGTTATATTAGATATCAGAGAGGGTTAAGACAAGGGGACCCTCTATCACCTCTACTTTTTGTTCTGGTCTCTGATGTGCTCAGCTCCATGTTCACTCATGCACTGACTTCCAAGATCCTGGTCGGTGTCCCGCTGGGGAATTTCCCGAGTCGCTGTAATCTCCACTATGCTGATGATCTGCTGGTCCTTACCACCGGGGGGTTGGAGGACCTCAGGATTGTGAAGCTAATCCTCTTGATTTTTGCTGGTATGACGGGCCTTGAAGCAAATTTCTCTAAAACCTTTGCTCACTCGGGACCAGATGGGAGCATCGCCGATGGCTTCCGCTAGCCTACGCTTAATCTGCTTCCACGGGCCTCCTCCTATAACTTATCCGGGTTACCGGAGTTGGGACGCCGACCTCGCCGAGCGGACTGGGAGGgacttattttaattatgaaaagagACTCTCCCTGGGAGTGGAGACACCTCTCTCCAAAAGGGCTGCCTTTACTGGTGAATTCAAAGGTTACGGCCCTCGCCAACTTCATCGGATGTCCCTTTTTAGATTACCTAAGTGGGTGTCTCAAAAGCTTTGAGATCGTATCGGAGAGATTTTTCTGTGGTCCGCCCGTGATATTGACCTCATCCGAGTTGTAGGCGTAGTGAGGTGGAAAAACATTTGTCGCATCCCGGATCAAGGTGGTCAGCATCCTAGACTCGGATATTTTCAACCGTGCACTTTTAGGTAAATGGTGGTAGTTCATGCGATTTGATCACTAATTGGATTGGTCTGAGGTGATTCTCTTCTACTATGGGACCAAGTTGGAAACATAGTTTCCCAGAGCCTCAAGCAGATTTCCTTCTTTTGAAGGGGTTCCGTATGTCTCCCATCGCTTAGAGGGATGTATCGGGTTTGATATCAACCTCGGCAGGGAGACCCTCTTCCGGAAGGACAAACTCGCTAAAATGGTTCGAGCGCCTAGACTGCTAGTGGCCCGTAAATTTACTTCCAGCGACGGTAACCAAAGAAAATGGTTTCGTGTGGGATCCGGGAGGTCGCCGGGTCGAGCGCCCTTTCTCCAGGAGCCCGAGGTAAAGTTATCCGAGATAGGCTACAAAGATCCGAAGCGGGATGTTAGGGGACACTCAAACGAGTGAAGTGGCAAATGGAGCTACTCGTTAACCCTTTTACAAATTTCTAAATGATGGTGGGTCGCACCGCCCCATATCAAAATTTTGTTGGAAAAACAATCGTCTCGAGAAAAGATCAACATTTTCAATCGGGTCAGCTTGGCATAACAAGATTCTCACTCTTGATAATCTTCGCATAAAAGAGTCAACAAGCTCCCTACTGCAACTTGCGTTTTGTGCCATTCTGATATCGAGTCGGTTGACCACTTGTTCTTGAACTGTGCTTTTGCTCGTGCCCTGTGGGAATACTTTGGTAGACTTTTGAATATACCGGCACCTCCTACGTACCTCAGCGTACATTTGGTGTTCGTGAGGTCGGAGTTGGCGACCTTCTAGTAGGGTCCTAAAAATAACTGACCTGGTTGTGAAAGCTTTGCTGTGGAATATCTGGATTGCTCggaatgattgcatttttaattctAACCGGCCTCGCATGCTTTGTACTTGAAGACTAATCGTATGCTTCCTTTCGTGGTTTGATGTTCTTACGCATGCTAAAGCAAACTCGAGGAACTGCTAGCACTGTGGGCGACGTAGCCCTCGGAGTTTTTCGAGCTAGTGGGGAAATGATTGGGATGGCCGAGGAGGCACACGATACGTCCACGGGCTAGACTCTCTTTGATGTTGTAGGCTCTGGGAGGCCCGTGCTCCTCGCTTTGTATTTTGGTGTCCTGGCTGTGTATCACTTCGTGGTACACCTTTGTATCTTGTCGCGTTATCTTAATATATCGtgggtttatccacttttttcataaaataaataaaataaaattcatataacAGATACTACAGTGATTTTATCGCAGGTAAACCATATTCTTGtataaagaataaaacaaattcaaacaaaataaagaaaacacaaatacatGCACAAGTGTATGTTATACTTGCAAGGCAATTATATATTCATGAGCCGGTTGAACAGTTTGTATCATATATTCCACTTGGGAAAAAGCAATTGAAATCCAATAACAGATGCAAATCCCACTATGAACCCCAACCCTGTGAACATCCAAATCCATATCACATCAATGTCGAGCCCAGGGTATGCATTGTTGAAATTTGAAGAAGGCTCCACACTAGAATTAACACATTGCCTTGATAATTGGCTCCCGCACAGTCCTGGATTCCCTTCAAATGAATTACTCGAAAATGTGGAGAACTGGTTGCCATATGGTATTTTTCCAACTAAGTTATTATTCGAGAGATTCAAGAAAGACAGAAAGGTGAGGAAGGTCAGAGAGTTAGGAATCTGTCCAGAGAGCTGGTTTCCTGAAAGGTCCAATGACTGCATCTCCGTCAAATTCTCAAACACGGATGGAATTCGGCCATTGAAATCATTACCTGACATGTTCAGCGAAATGAGTGCCTTAAGGTTCCCGATAGCTTCAGGCAGAGGCCCTTCAAATTGGTTGTTCGACAGGTCAATAGCTGTGAAGATTGTCATAGTGTTTACTAGGTCCCTCTTAACACCTTTCAAAGCCACTGTAACCAAGTCCCAATAATCACTTGAATCAAACAAGCTATGATAACCACTTATGGAtgagaaaacaacaaatgaaaaattggCGGTCAATCCTCCTCTAAATGCATTTGTTATCCCCTGATGACTCATCATTGCCTTCATATTCTTGAAGCAGTCAGATGAGAGGGTGCCACTGAAGTTATTAGAAGAGATGTCTAAGATGTGCACCATTGCGAATGTATGATTGCCTTCACAATTGCCCCTAGTATTTCCGTAAGGTCCGTAGAATCCATTTTCCCTTAGTACAAGAACTTTCAGTTCAGGAAGGTTGCCCAACCAATATGGGAAAGAATCTACAAGATTATTGCTGCCAAGGTCCAGAAACTCTAGCTTGTCACAATTGGCCAATGATCGAGGAACTTCCCCTTCCAACTTGTTCCCGTGGAGATTGATCTTTTGCAGAGCACACCTTGAACTGATTTGTTGAGGAATGGGCCCTTGAAATTGGTTACCTCGAGCTCTAAGAACTAGAAGTTCAGTAAGACTCTCCATGAGGCAAGCTGGTATTGAACCATTCAAATTGTTGTAGGAAAGATCAAGGATTCTGAGATTTGTTGCTTGACAAATTGATGAGGGGACTTCTCCTGTGAGCCTATTGTTTGACAATGAGAAGAATATGGTGTTTTTTATGTAGTATGATATGTTGGAAGGGATGAAAGACGCAAAGTGATTGTTTGAGTAGTCCACAATGAAGCTATTTGGCGGGGGAAGGGGAATTGGTCCGCCAAGCAAGTTAGAGTGGAGATCCAAAATGAAACCCGCACTCATTGTGACATAAGGTGGAGGTCCCTCAACAAATGTAAATAAGTTGCGGGATAAATTCAAGTAGCAGATGTCCCCAATGCTCCAAATCCATTCAGGTATGGTGCCGCCAATTCTGTTATTTGAAAGGTTTAGGCATTCCATGTTGTTTTTATGCTTCAGAAAAGCTGGAATAGTGACTAGATTGCAAGATTGCAAATTCAACTGTGCAAGGGAaggaaagagaagagaagaatcaCCAGTTCCGTCTGACACTGACAAGTTGTTGCTTGATAGATCTAAGGATTTGAGATTCCGGAGGTTGCGAAATAAGTCCAGTTCAATTGTGCCAGTGAAGTTGTTTGAGGACAACACAAGAGACTGGAGACCCAAGAGATCAAACATTGATTTTGGGATCTCCCCTAGGAGATTATTGTTGCCCAAATCAACAACTTGTAACACAGAAGAGGCATTTGAGAACTCTTCCAGCTGCCCAGAGAACTCGTTCTTACTTAGCTGTAACTCTTGCAATGCCGGAAGAGTGAACAAAGATGCCGGGATCGATCCAGAGAGAAAGTTCTCCTGTAAATCAAGAGTAACAAGATGGTTGAGCTGGCTGAAAGATTCAGGGACGGACCCAGTCAGATTATTATTTGAgagcaaaatttcagaaatccATATTCCACCGAGAACCACTGGTATCTCCCCTGTGAGGTTATTATAAGAGAGATCCAAATAGACCAACTGGCTTAGATTCCGGAATGACCAAGGTATTGATCCTGAGAAATGACAACCACTAAGATCCAAATCTATCAATGACTCCAAATTTCCTAAAGAATCCGGTAAACTACCAGAGAAATTCGTGGAT
Above is a genomic segment from Dioscorea cayenensis subsp. rotundata cultivar TDr96_F1 unplaced genomic scaffold, TDr96_F1_v2_PseudoChromosome.rev07_lg8_w22 25.fasta BLBR01000368.1, whole genome shotgun sequence containing:
- the LOC120254151 gene encoding receptor-like protein 33 — its product is MSTGHRNPITFFLLFIAFLLRFRSFSSKITSHSQCIDLLELKKGFLFSYATTSLPSWLTGTDCCTWEGLTCEESSGLVVFLDLSERNISGKITPFLFNITSLQRLNLAHNSFDESPLLEIRNLGNLTHLNLSNSGVIDHRVPMDISLLRKLVSLDFSWSGWNTESPPLELRELIGGFSNLIELYLDGVNVSANGTEWCSVISESVPKLEALSLVGCSLTGPIDSSLSKLRNLSLLRLDDNDLSSEVPEFFEDFYSLNVLTLFNCKLQGFFPKSVFQLKNLKYIDISHNDELSGYLPDFLKDSTLESLIISSTNFSGSLPDSLGNLESLIDLDLSGCHFSGSIPWSFRNLSQLVYLDLSYNNLTGEIPVVLGGIWISEILLSNNNLTGSVPESFSQLNHLVTLDLQENFLSGSIPASLFTLPALQELQLSKNEFSGQLEEFSNASSVLQVVDLGNNNLLGEIPKSMFDLLGLQSLVLSSNNFTGTIELDLFRNLRNLKSLDLSSNNLSVSDGTGDSSLLFPSLAQLNLQSCNLVTIPAFLKHKNNMECLNLSNNRIGGTIPEWIWSIGDICYLNLSRNLFTFVEGPPPYVTMSAGFILDLHSNLLGGPIPLPPPNSFIVDYSNNHFASFIPSNISYYIKNTIFFSLSNNRLTGEVPSSICQATNLRILDLSYNNLNGSIPACLMESLTELLVLRARGNQFQGPIPQQISSRCALQKINLHGNKLEGEVPRSLANCDKLEFLDLGSNNLVDSFPYWLGNLPELKVLVLRENGFYGPYGNTRGNCEGNHTFAMVHILDISSNNFSGTLSSDCFKNMKAMMSHQGITNAFRGGLTANFSFVVFSSISGYHSLFDSSDYWDLVTVALKGVKRDLVNTMTIFTAIDLSNNQFEGPLPEAIGNLKALISLNMSGNDFNGRIPSVFENLTEMQSLDLSGNQLSGQIPNSLTFLTFLSFLNLSNNNLVGKIPYGNQFSTFSSNSFEGNPGLCGSQLSRQCVNSSVEPSSNFNNAYPGLDIDVIWIWMFTGLGFIVGFASVIGFQLLFPKWNI